In Selenomonadales bacterium, the genomic window ACTCTGATCGCCAGTTTGATCGCCATCGGTGTCAGAATATACGAAGCAAGCAAAGCAATGAGGAAAGCTGCCACATACGGCTGCATCGCATACACCTCACTTCTATGCAATATATCAATTTTACAGCAGGCATACTGCTATGTCAATTAAAATACAGGTTCAATATCACTCTTTTTCCCAATCGTCTGCGCCACGCTTCCCGGCGACCAATACCCCTTCTGCGCCAACTTATCGACATGGCTTTTTAAGCATCTGCGAAGATCGATACGATATCGCTTCGACAAAATATAAAACATCGTAAAACAACATTGTGCAATATCGAGAAGCTCCTCGCCGCAGCCTTCCATCGCCTCCTGCTCGCCGATTCTCTCACGCTCGCCCGATGCACCGCGTTTCTTGCCGACGAACTGCGTCAGCTCGCCGACCTCCTCTTGGATCTTGCAGACAGTCTTCAACAGCGTCACATTCGCGATACCGAGATGCGGAAGCGCAAGCTGTTTGAACCCCGCATTATCAACGATGCGATAATTCTGCTGACGGTCAAACAGATAACCCTTCTTCTCGAGCTTATTCAAGTGACGTACCATCCATTCATCAATAGAGAACGAATACTTCTCCTCCAGCACGAACAGCATCGTCACACACGTCTGCGCAACGTCCAAAAGCTCCTGCACCACATCCGACAATAGCTCTCTCGCCTCGGGATTGTGATGGATACGAAACGCAGACTCCTTCTCGTACGGCAAGAACAAAAGAACACTGCGCGCCAATTCGCCACTCTCCTCCACGATCTTAAGGATCGTAGAATCCATCGACGGAGACAGACAATTCAGTTTTGGCAAATAGACATATTCCAGCATCTTCTGCTCCTTTTCTTACACAATACTTCATTCAAATTGTATCACACATCGCCTCGTTATTCAATTATTGAAAACTGTTTTCACCCCTATCTCACAGGAAAAACCTCCCTCTCACACGCCGCGAAATCATGACCGCCCGCACAATTCGCGTATAAAACGCACCTAAACGACCCAAACTAGCTGTAAAGACGACTTTACTCTATAATTTTTTAAAATTTACTTTTCACGTATATTTAGTAGGGTTGACAAAATATACATCTTGGGTTATGATAATAGTGAAAATAAACTTTGCTTGATGAAAGATATATAAAGGAGAGATTTATCATGGCATGTAACGTATCTCAGCAGCAAGAAGTCATTGAACAGGAAATGAAAGCTGCTCTCGGTAAAATCAAACATAAATTGCTCATCATGAGTGGTAAAGGCGGCGTAGGCAAAAGCACAGTTGC contains:
- a CDS encoding nucleotide pyrophosphohydrolase, encoding MLEYVYLPKLNCLSPSMDSTILKIVEESGELARSVLLFLPYEKESAFRIHHNPEARELLSDVVQELLDVAQTCVTMLFVLEEKYSFSIDEWMVRHLNKLEKKGYLFDRQQNYRIVDNAGFKQLALPHLGIANVTLLKTVCKIQEEVGELTQFVGKKRGASGERERIGEQEAMEGCGEELLDIAQCCFTMFYILSKRYRIDLRRCLKSHVDKLAQKGYWSPGSVAQTIGKKSDIEPVF